The sequence GAAGAGTTGGGTGTCGTAGACGAGGGCAGCGCTGAGGCCGGCTGGGCTCTCCCCTAGGTGCATCTCGAGATCGAAATGTGTGCTTGCCACCTCCACCTCTTGCGGACGCAAGCTCAAGCCAGGCAGCTCGAGGGCCTCCGTGGGGGCGTGCTGCAAGGCGAAGGTCACCTGGACCAGGGGGCTATGCGCTACATCGCGCTTTACGCCCAGCTCTTCGACCAGCTTCTCGAAGGGCAGATCCTGGTGCTCGTAGGCATCTAGGGCCACTCCTCGCACCCGGCTCACGAGTTGCCGAAACGTCGGGCTTCCGGAGCAGTCCGTGCGCAGCACAAGCATGTTGACGAAAAAGCCGATAACGCCCTCCAGGGCGGCGTGGTTCCGGTTCGCGATCGGAGAGCCCACCATGATGTCGTCCTGCCCCGTGTACCGTTGGAGCAGAGCCTGGAATGCCGCCAGCAGGATCATGAATGGCGTTGCGCTCTCCGCCTGGCCCAACAATCCGACCGCCTCCAGAAGTCCGGCCGGCAGGAGACGGAAGCACACGGCCCCGCGGAAGCTCGACACCGCCGGACGTGGCCGGTCCGTCGGCATCCGCAGCGTGGTCGCTCCTTCGAGCTGCGCCCGCCAGTAGGCGACCTGGCGATTTAGGGTCTCCCCCTGCAGCCACTCGCGCTGCCAAGTCGCGAAATCCACGTACTGGAACGGAGGCTCGGGCAGTTCGGAGCCCCGACCGGCCGCGAAGCTCGTATACAACGCGGCCAGTTCGCGCGCGAAGATCCCGAGCGACCACCCGTCCGCCACGATGTGGTGAATCGTCAGGAGGAGCGCGTGCTCCCGCTCTGTCAGCACGATGAGCGTCGTGCGCACCAGGGGTCCGCGCGTCAGGTCGAACGGTCGGCGGGCTTCTTCGGAGGCGAGGCGCCTGGCTTCCGCCTCCCGCCCCTCCGGCCCCGAGCTCTGCAGGTCCACCAGAGACAGGCGCAGCCCGGCCTCGGCCGCGATCCGTTGCACCGGTCGTCCCGCCACCGCCTCGAAGGTCGTGCGCAGGGACTCGTGCCGGCGTACGATCTCGGCCAGGCTCCGCTCCAAGGCCAGAGTGTCCAGGTGGCCGACCAACCGGAACGCGCCCGAGACGTTGTAGGCCGACCCTGCACCAAGCTGATCGAGCAGCCAGAGCCGCTGCTGCGCGAACGAGAGCGCCGGGGCTTCCGCGCGGGGCCGCCGCTCGAGGAGGGGAACGGCTGCGCTCCGCCTCCGGCCCTCGCGAAGGAAGGCCAGGATCTCCTCTTTGCGGCCGGCGAGCTCGGCCTTTAGCGTGGCGGTGACCACGCCCGGAGGCGCGTCGTAGTGCAGCCGCCCGTCTGCGGACCAGACCCTCACGTCGAGGGCCCGGAGGCGCGCCACGAGATGGGACACGCTCGCGCTCACAGTTCGCCGGCCTCCCGATCTCCACCCGTCCGCGCTGCCGTATGGCTTGCGGAAAGCCAGCGGGCGGTCTCGATCTGGTCGGCCAGAGACTCCAGAGTCGGCGACTCGAAGAGGGCGCGTAAGGGAACTTCCACACCGAAGGCCTCGCGGAGGCGGGAGGCCACCCGGGTGGCGAGCAGAGAGTGACCGCCCAGCCCGAAAAAGTCGTCGCCCACGAAAACTTTGTCCAAGCCCAAGAGCTCGCACCAGATCCCCGCCAGTGCGCATTCGACGGGCGTTCGTGGCGAAGCACCCTCGTTCCGGGCTTCAGGCTCCGGCG is a genomic window of Vicinamibacteria bacterium containing:
- a CDS encoding condensation domain-containing protein: MSASVSHLVARLRALDVRVWSADGRLHYDAPPGVVTATLKAELAGRKEEILAFLREGRRRSAAVPLLERRPRAEAPALSFAQQRLWLLDQLGAGSAYNVSGAFRLVGHLDTLALERSLAEIVRRHESLRTTFEAVAGRPVQRIAAEAGLRLSLVDLQSSGPEGREAEARRLASEEARRPFDLTRGPLVRTTLIVLTEREHALLLTIHHIVADGWSLGIFARELAALYTSFAAGRGSELPEPPFQYVDFATWQREWLQGETLNRQVAYWRAQLEGATTLRMPTDRPRPAVSSFRGAVCFRLLPAGLLEAVGLLGQAESATPFMILLAAFQALLQRYTGQDDIMVGSPIANRNHAALEGVIGFFVNMLVLRTDCSGSPTFRQLVSRVRGVALDAYEHQDLPFEKLVEELGVKRDVAHSPLVQVTFALQHAPTEALELPGLSLRPQEVEVASTHFDLEMHLGESPAGLSAALVYDTQLFAPTTAERLLRYYERLLEAAVLHPETPIAALPLLETEERGEMLALGEGGRESYPREATVTELFEGQVERTPDELAVVFGEERLTYRELNARANRLAHRLRGLGVGREVRVGICVERSAELVVGLLGILKAGGAYVPLDPSYPKERLALMIEDAQVGVLLTEEGKRE
- a CDS encoding phosphopantetheine-binding protein; translation: DEQVKIRGFRVELGEIQAALARHPAVRECVVTAREEDGDRQLVAYVVPGRGGNLHAGELRAGLKKRLPEYMVPSVFVVLEALPLTPNGKVDRSALPAPEPEARNEGASPRTPVECALAGIWCELLGLDKVFVGDDFFGLGGHSLLATRVASRLREAFGVEVPLRALFESPTLESLADQIETARWLSASHTAARTGGDREAGEL